One Salmo salar chromosome ssa01, Ssal_v3.1, whole genome shotgun sequence DNA window includes the following coding sequences:
- the LOC106599217 gene encoding BTB/POZ domain-containing protein 6-B gives MRKRKKVFSLKLEYNPIGRILFMLLLQLIRETLKKSKKTGKHTGRLPVCYEILTLSLKKKMAAELYPATTNLTNNGTTVTASDKKSDVQVTQSTTAATTPTTQQNINNNNIDPPSWQSSHPTLRERNALMFNNELMADIHFIVGPPGESQKVPVHKYVLAVGSSVFCAMFYGDLAEEESEIHIPDVEPAAFLILLNYMYSDAIDLEADTVLATLYAAKKYIVPALAKACVTFLETSLEAKNACVLLSQSRLFEEPELTQRCWEVIDAQAELALGSEGFCEIDLQTLKIILQRETLNSKEVVIFDAVMSWATAECKRQGLRATTHNKRSVLGKALYLVRIPTMTLEEFADGAAQSDILTLEETHDIFLWYTAATKPKLDFPLAQRQGLAPQRCHRFQSSAYRSNQWRYRGRCDSIQFAVDKRIFIAGLGLYGSSGGKAEYSVKIELKRQGVTLAQNLTKFVSDGSSSTFSVWFEHPVQVEQDAFYTVSVVLDGNELSYFGQEGMTEVQCGKVTFQFQCSSDSTNGTGVQGGQIPELVFYA, from the exons atgagaaagagaaaaaaagtatTCAGCTTGAAGTTGGAATACAACCCAATTGGACGGATATTGTTTATGTTGCTCTTACAATTGATTCGGG AAACACTGAAAAAGTCTAAAAAGACTGGGAAACACACAGGCAGGTTACCAGTATGCTATGAGATTCTAACCCTGTCCCTGAAGAAGAAGATGGCTGCAGAACTGTACCCTGCGACCACCAATCTAACCAACAACGGTACTACGGTGACCGCCAGTGACAAGAAAAGCGATGTGCAGGTCACCCAGTCAACCACTGCTGCAACAACACCGACCACCCAGcaaaacataaacaacaacaacatcgatCCTCCCAGCTGGCAGTCCTCCCACCCCACGCTACGGGAGAG GAATGCCTTGATGTTCAACAATGAACTCATGGCCGACATACATTTCATTGTTGGTCCCCCTGGTGAATCTCAGAAAGTACCAGTACACAAG tatgtgttggCAGTGGGTAGCTCGGTCTTCTGTGCCATGTTTTACGGGGATCTTGCAGAGGAGGAGTCCGAAATCCATATCCCAGACGTGGAACCTGCTGCTTTTCTAATTCTGCTGAA TTACATGTACAGTGATGCGATAGACCTGGAGGCGGACACCGTGCTGGCTACCCTGTATGCTGCCAAGAAGTACATTGTACCAGCCCTGGCCAAGGCCTGCGTCACCTTCCTGGAGACCAGCCTGGAGGCCAAGAACGCCTGTGTGCTTCTGTCCCAGAGCCGTCTGTTTGAGGAGCCTGAGCTGACACAGCGATGCTGGGAGGTGATTGACGCCCAGGCTGAGCTGGCCCTGGGCTCCGAGGGCTTCTGTGAGATCGACTTGCAGACCCTGAAGATCAtcctgcagagagagaccctaAACAGCAAGGAGGTGGTGATCTTTGATGCCGTGATGAGCTGGGCCACAGCTGAGTGTAAGAGGCAAGGACTGAGGGCAACCACCCACAACAAGAGATCTGTCCTGGGCAAGGCACTCTACCTGGTGCGCATCCCCACTATGACCCTGGAGGAGTTCGCTGATGGGGCGGCCCAGTCAGACATCTTGACACTGGAGGAGACGCATGACATTTTCCTGTGGTACACAGCGGCCACCAAGCCCAAACTGGACTTCCCACTGGCACAGAGGCAGGGCTTGGCGCCCCAGAGGTGCCACCGCTTCCAGTCGTCAGCCTATCGGAGCAACCAGTGGCGCTACAGGGGCCGCTGTGACAGCATCCAGTTTGCAGTGGACAAGCGGATCTTTATCGCTGGACTGGGTCTGTACGGGTCAAGTGGCGGAAAGGCCGAGTACAGTGTCAAGATTGAACTGAAGCGGCAAGGGGTGACCCTAGCACAGAACCTGACCAAGTTTGTGTCGGACGGATCAAGCAGTACATTTTCTGTGTGGTTTGAACACCCAGTTCAAGTGGAGCAGGATGCCTTTTATACGGTGAGTGTCGTGCTGGACGGGAATGAGCTGAGCTATTTTGGCCAGGAGGGCATGACGGAGGTGCAGTGTGGAAAAGTGACTTTTCAGTTCCAGTGCTCCTCGGACAGTACCAACGGGACTGGGGTGCAGGGGGGACAGATCCCTGAGCTGGTGTTCTATGCATAA
- the LOC106599230 gene encoding zinc finger FYVE domain-containing protein 21 isoform X2 — protein sequence MGGFFYFIFIIAGCGKMSSVPDGKKLVRSPSGLRMVPENGAFNSPFSLDEPQWVPDKECPSCMQCTKKFDFLTRKHHCRRCGRCFCDKCCSKKVTLPRMCFVDPVRQCGECSRVSQKEMEFYDKQLKVLMGGGTFIVTLGTSEKSETMMCRLSNNHRYLFLDGESHFEVELSRISSMQVLTEESTPEENDIHTYTSLLDSQYISEGGNCRASGMLLHYKPMGSQDPKQLRMEAAEDKKTASSWLAAMHKGAKLLYEARDQ from the exons ATGGgcggatttttttattttatttttataattgCTGGTTGTGGAAAAATGTCTTCAGTGCCTGATGGCAAGAAATTGGTTCGAAGCCCAAGTGGACTTCGAATGGTCCCGGAGAATGGAGCGTTTAACAGCCCTTTTTCGTTAGATGAACCTCAGTGGGTCCCGGACAAAGAG TGCCCAAGCTGTATGCAGTGCACCAAAAAATTTGACTTCCTTACAAGAAAG CACCACTGCCGGCGGTGTGGCCGGTGTTTCTGTGATAAGTGCTGCAGTAAGAAGGTGACTCTTCCCCGGATGTGCTTCGTTGACCCGGTCCGGCAGTGTGGGGAGTGCAGCCGGGTCTCCCAGAAGGAAATGGAGTTCTATGACAAACAGCTTAAAGTGCTTATGGGAG GTGGTACATTTATTGTCACTTTGGGCACCTCCGAGAAGTCTGAGACCATGATGTGTCGTCTCTCCAACAACCACAG gtATCTCTTCTTAGATGGGGAGAGCCATTTTGAGGTGGAGCTGTCTCGGATCTCCAGTATGCAGGTGTTGACAGAGGAGTCCACCCCCGAAG AGAATGACATTCACACTTACACCAGTCTGCTGGACAGTCAGTATATCTCTGAAG GCGGAAACTGCAGGGCCAGTGGCATGTTGCTCCACTACAAACCAATGGGCTCTCAGGATCCCAAGCAGCTACGCATGGAGGCAGCAGAGGACAAGAAAACCGCCTCCTCTTGGCTTGCTGCCATGCACAAG GGTGCCAAACTGCTGTATGAAGCTCGGGACCAGTga
- the LOC106599230 gene encoding zinc finger FYVE domain-containing protein 21 isoform X4 — MGGFFYFIFIIAGCGKMSSVPDGKKLVRSPSGLRMVPENGAFNSPFSLDEPQWVPDKECPSCMQCTKKFDFLTRKHHCRRCGRCFCDKCCSKKVTLPRMCFVDPVRQCGECSRVSQKEMEFYDKQLKVLMGGGTFIVTLGTSEKSETMMCRLSNNHRYLFLDGESHFEVELSRISSMQVLTEESTPEGGNCRASGMLLHYKPMGSQDPKQLRMEAAEDKKTASSWLAAMHKGAKLLYEARDQ, encoded by the exons ATGGgcggatttttttattttatttttataattgCTGGTTGTGGAAAAATGTCTTCAGTGCCTGATGGCAAGAAATTGGTTCGAAGCCCAAGTGGACTTCGAATGGTCCCGGAGAATGGAGCGTTTAACAGCCCTTTTTCGTTAGATGAACCTCAGTGGGTCCCGGACAAAGAG TGCCCAAGCTGTATGCAGTGCACCAAAAAATTTGACTTCCTTACAAGAAAG CACCACTGCCGGCGGTGTGGCCGGTGTTTCTGTGATAAGTGCTGCAGTAAGAAGGTGACTCTTCCCCGGATGTGCTTCGTTGACCCGGTCCGGCAGTGTGGGGAGTGCAGCCGGGTCTCCCAGAAGGAAATGGAGTTCTATGACAAACAGCTTAAAGTGCTTATGGGAG GTGGTACATTTATTGTCACTTTGGGCACCTCCGAGAAGTCTGAGACCATGATGTGTCGTCTCTCCAACAACCACAG gtATCTCTTCTTAGATGGGGAGAGCCATTTTGAGGTGGAGCTGTCTCGGATCTCCAGTATGCAGGTGTTGACAGAGGAGTCCACCCCCGAAG GCGGAAACTGCAGGGCCAGTGGCATGTTGCTCCACTACAAACCAATGGGCTCTCAGGATCCCAAGCAGCTACGCATGGAGGCAGCAGAGGACAAGAAAACCGCCTCCTCTTGGCTTGCTGCCATGCACAAG GGTGCCAAACTGCTGTATGAAGCTCGGGACCAGTga
- the LOC106599230 gene encoding zinc finger FYVE domain-containing protein 21 isoform X1, translated as MGGFFYFIFIIAGCGKMSSVPDGKKLVRSPSGLRMVPENGAFNSPFSLDEPQWVPDKECPSCMQCTKKFDFLTRKHHCRRCGRCFCDKCCSKKVTLPRMCFVDPVRQCGECSRVSQKEMEFYDKQLKVLMGGGTFIVTLGTSEKSETMMCRLSNNHRYLFLDGESHFEVELSRISSMQVLTEESTPEENDIHTYTSLLDSQYISEGGNCRASGMLLHYKPMGSQDPKQLRMEAAEDKKTASSWLAAMHKLCLYYICSLTGCQTAV; from the exons ATGGgcggatttttttattttatttttataattgCTGGTTGTGGAAAAATGTCTTCAGTGCCTGATGGCAAGAAATTGGTTCGAAGCCCAAGTGGACTTCGAATGGTCCCGGAGAATGGAGCGTTTAACAGCCCTTTTTCGTTAGATGAACCTCAGTGGGTCCCGGACAAAGAG TGCCCAAGCTGTATGCAGTGCACCAAAAAATTTGACTTCCTTACAAGAAAG CACCACTGCCGGCGGTGTGGCCGGTGTTTCTGTGATAAGTGCTGCAGTAAGAAGGTGACTCTTCCCCGGATGTGCTTCGTTGACCCGGTCCGGCAGTGTGGGGAGTGCAGCCGGGTCTCCCAGAAGGAAATGGAGTTCTATGACAAACAGCTTAAAGTGCTTATGGGAG GTGGTACATTTATTGTCACTTTGGGCACCTCCGAGAAGTCTGAGACCATGATGTGTCGTCTCTCCAACAACCACAG gtATCTCTTCTTAGATGGGGAGAGCCATTTTGAGGTGGAGCTGTCTCGGATCTCCAGTATGCAGGTGTTGACAGAGGAGTCCACCCCCGAAG AGAATGACATTCACACTTACACCAGTCTGCTGGACAGTCAGTATATCTCTGAAG GCGGAAACTGCAGGGCCAGTGGCATGTTGCTCCACTACAAACCAATGGGCTCTCAGGATCCCAAGCAGCTACGCATGGAGGCAGCAGAGGACAAGAAAACCGCCTCCTCTTGGCTTGCTGCCATGCACAAG CTCTGCTTGTACTACATCTGTTCCCTAACAGGGTGCCAAACTGCTGTATGA
- the LOC106599230 gene encoding zinc finger FYVE domain-containing protein 21 isoform X3, which produces MGGFFYFIFIIAGCGKMSSVPDGKKLVRSPSGLRMVPENGAFNSPFSLDEPQWVPDKECPSCMQCTKKFDFLTRKHHCRRCGRCFCDKCCSKKVTLPRMCFVDPVRQCGECSRVSQKEMEFYDKQLKVLMGGGTFIVTLGTSEKSETMMCRLSNNHRYLFLDGESHFEVELSRISSMQVLTEESTPEGGNCRASGMLLHYKPMGSQDPKQLRMEAAEDKKTASSWLAAMHKLCLYYICSLTGCQTAV; this is translated from the exons ATGGgcggatttttttattttatttttataattgCTGGTTGTGGAAAAATGTCTTCAGTGCCTGATGGCAAGAAATTGGTTCGAAGCCCAAGTGGACTTCGAATGGTCCCGGAGAATGGAGCGTTTAACAGCCCTTTTTCGTTAGATGAACCTCAGTGGGTCCCGGACAAAGAG TGCCCAAGCTGTATGCAGTGCACCAAAAAATTTGACTTCCTTACAAGAAAG CACCACTGCCGGCGGTGTGGCCGGTGTTTCTGTGATAAGTGCTGCAGTAAGAAGGTGACTCTTCCCCGGATGTGCTTCGTTGACCCGGTCCGGCAGTGTGGGGAGTGCAGCCGGGTCTCCCAGAAGGAAATGGAGTTCTATGACAAACAGCTTAAAGTGCTTATGGGAG GTGGTACATTTATTGTCACTTTGGGCACCTCCGAGAAGTCTGAGACCATGATGTGTCGTCTCTCCAACAACCACAG gtATCTCTTCTTAGATGGGGAGAGCCATTTTGAGGTGGAGCTGTCTCGGATCTCCAGTATGCAGGTGTTGACAGAGGAGTCCACCCCCGAAG GCGGAAACTGCAGGGCCAGTGGCATGTTGCTCCACTACAAACCAATGGGCTCTCAGGATCCCAAGCAGCTACGCATGGAGGCAGCAGAGGACAAGAAAACCGCCTCCTCTTGGCTTGCTGCCATGCACAAG CTCTGCTTGTACTACATCTGTTCCCTAACAGGGTGCCAAACTGCTGTATGA